The genome window GTTCTCGATCTCTGGCATGACGCTCTCGTCGTATCCGACGATGCCCGACATCAGCTTGTCGCCAGTGCGCAGGCGCGCCAGCAGGTTCTTGCGCATTTCCGCCCGCACCGGAAGGGTCCGGTAGCCGGAGCTCTTGAGCTCGCCTAGGGTGTGAATGTGGCTGAAGGTTTGATTCATTGCCAAGTCCTGAACGGTTCCCGCTGATCAAGCTAAACCAGCCTTGATCGCTTTGAACAGGGGATGCAACCGCCGGTAGCTGTCCAGCAGATGCTGCGATAGCACGCGCGTCGACGCAAGGACAGGCATGAAGTTGTTGTCGCCCGCCCAGCGGGGCACCACGTGCCAGTGGAGGTGGTCGGCGAATCCGGCGCCCGCGATGCGCCCCAGGTTCGCGCCGATGTTGAAGCCTTCCGGATTGAGCGCCGTGCGTAGCAGCTCGACCGATCGTGTGACCAGTTCGCTAAGCTCGTCGCGCTCACCGCGGCTGAGCAGCTCCGGAGACGCAAGGTGGCGGCGCGGCGCCACCATCACATGGCCATTGTTGTAAGGGTAGGCATTGAGCACCACCATCGCGCCGGGCCCGATGTGCAGCACCAGCCGTTTGCGGCGTGCGGGACTCGTAAGCTCGCCAATGCAAAAGATGCACCCGGTGGAGCTCTTGCCGGCCGTGCGCAGGTAGGGGTATCGCCATGGCGCCCACAGCCGAGATCCGGCCGCAGGCGGGTCGGGACGGGCGGGCTGCTTCCTACCGCTGCGGATTGCCCGCGCCATTAACTTCGATTCGGAGTTCCTTGCCGGCGCGGAAGAAGGGAATCCGCTTTGCGTCAACCTTGACGATGGCGCCGGTCTTGGGATTGCGACCCTGGCGCGCGCGGCGATCCTTGACCCCGAAGCTGCCAAAGCCACGAATCTCGATCCGTTTTCCACCGGCCAGGACGTTCGACATCGCGTCGAACATCGCATTGACGATGGTCTCCGACTGCCGATGCGAAAAGTTCTGGTGGCGGGAGAGTAGCTCCTCGATGATTCCCCGCTTGGTCATGGCTCGGGAGCTGGCTGCGACCTATCGATCGCCGCCGCGCCCTCGCGAGGCGCGGCGCTCGCCGTCCTCGCGGTCCAGACGCAATTCCTCGTTCAAGATGTCTTCCATCGAGAAGCGCGCCTTTTCGTGCTCGCGGCGCAGGTACTCCTGCATCTCCTCGCGCTCTTCATGCGCCTTCAGGGCCTTGACCGAAAGCCCGATACGCCGTTCTTTCGGATCGAGTTGGACCACCAGCGCGTCGACTTCATCACCCACCTTGAACAGCGAAGAGGGCTTGTCGATTCGCTCCGAGGACAGCTGGGAAATATGGATGAGCCCCTCGATGCCTTCCTCGATCTCTACGAACACTCCGAAATCTGCCACCGAGCTGACCTTGCCGTGGATCCGCGTATTCAACGGGTAGCGCTCCGCGATCGTGTGCCAGGGATCGGCGCTGAGCTGCTTTACCCCGAGGCTCACCCGCTCATTTTCCGAATCGATTCCGAGCACGACCGCCTCGACCTCGTCGCCCTTCTTCAGGACTTCGGAAGGGTGGCGAATTTTCTTGGTCCACGACAGATCCGAAATATGCACCAGGCCGTCGATGCCCTGCTCGATCTCGATGAACGCGCCGAAGTCGGTGATCGACTTGACCTTGCCTTTGACGTGGGTGCCGACCGGATGTATCTCGGCCAGCGCGACCCACGGGTTCGGTTCAGTCTGTTTGAGGCCCAGTGAGATGCGCCGGTTCGCCTCATCGACCCCCAACACCTGCACCTCGACGTTGCTGCCCTCGCTTACCACCTTGGACGGATGCACCGCGCGCTTGGACCAGCTCATCTCGGATACGTGAATCAGGCCCTCGACACCTTTTT of Candidatus Binataceae bacterium contains these proteins:
- a CDS encoding HIT domain-containing protein; its protein translation is MARAIRSGRKQPARPDPPAAGSRLWAPWRYPYLRTAGKSSTGCIFCIGELTSPARRKRLVLHIGPGAMVVLNAYPYNNGHVMVAPRRHLASPELLSRGERDELSELVTRSVELLRTALNPEGFNIGANLGRIAGAGFADHLHWHVVPRWAGDNNFMPVLASTRVLSQHLLDSYRRLHPLFKAIKAGLA
- a CDS encoding integration host factor subunit beta — protein: MTKRGIIEELLSRHQNFSHRQSETIVNAMFDAMSNVLAGGKRIEIRGFGSFGVKDRRARQGRNPKTGAIVKVDAKRIPFFRAGKELRIEVNGAGNPQR